A window of Candidatus Paceibacterota bacterium genomic DNA:
TTATGATTAATGCGGGCGGTGACATCGTAACTCACGGGGAATTTGAAGATGGCAACCGGTGGAATATTGCCATCCAAGATCCGCGTGATCCCCGCGCGATTGTGGCGGCAGTTGGCGTAAAAAATGTTGGCATGGCTACCTCCGGTGTCTATCAAACCCATGGCGAACATGCGGGTAAACCATGGCATCACCTTGTGGATATGCGTACAGGAGAAAATGCACATGGGATTATGAGTGCAACGGTGATCGCACCCACATGCGAAAAAGCAGACTCAGAAGCAACTATTTCTATTTTGCTGGGAAGAGTCGATGGTATCGCTCGC
This region includes:
- a CDS encoding FAD:protein FMN transferase encodes the protein MINAGGDIVTHGEFEDGNRWNIAIQDPRDPRAIVAAVGVKNVGMATSGVYQTHGEHAGKPWHHLVDMRTGENAHGIMSATVIAPTCEKADSEATISILLGRVDGIARLDKSGLPYFLILDHGAIHKNPAFAALEIPFENLTEKQII